The Bifidobacteriaceae bacterium genomic interval CCCGGCCTGAACTTCCAAATCACCCGGACCCTGACAGCCGGGGAAACCTACCACCTCGCCATCCGCCCCTCCAACCAAACCCAAACCAACACCAACCCCGGCCCCTACACCAGCACCGCCACCCACACATAAACCCACAACCCCCGCCCCGCCCCGGCAACCACACCACCGGGGCGGGGTCCCGGAGCGTTGCCGCCACACGGTAGACCATCGGCGTCCCGCGCCCTTCGTCGTTCATGACGGCGGGAGCGTTTGGGGTACCTCTACTACTCCAGGTCGAGGAGGGCGGCCGCCATGCCCAGCTCGAGCGCGCGGGCGAACTGCGTCTCACGCTCAGCGGCGGTCATGTCTTGGCCGTCCGCCACCAGGTGGTCGGAGACGGTGAGGACCGCGAGCGCGGCCTTGCCCTCGGCGGCGGCAACGCCGTAGAGGCCCGCGGCCTCCATCTCCACCCCCAGGACGCGGTGCGCGGCGAGCGCCTCCAGCGCGCCTGGCACTTTGAAGTAGAAGTGGTCTTCGCTGACCACCGTTCCCACCTTGACCCGCGGGTCGCCCAAGGCGGCTCCAACGGCGGCGGCCGCGAGTCGGAAGTCCGCCACGGCCGAGAAGTGGACGGACGGAATGCGGTTTTCGTTCATGGCGCTGGTGGTGTGGGCGCCGAGGGCGATCAACACGTCGCCACGAGCGACCCCTGGCGCTATCCCGCCTGCGGTGCCCACCCGGACGATCCGCTCAACGCCGTAGAACCGGTACAGCTCGGTCGCGTAGATGGCGATCGACGGCATGCCCATCCCGCTCGCCATGATGGACAGCGGGCGGCCGTCATAGGTGCCGGTGTATGCGCGGATGCCCCGCACGTCGGACACAACTCTCGACTGGTCCAGCACAGCCTCCGCCATGCGGTCGGCCCGGTACGGGTCGCCGGGCATGATGACCGCCGGGGCGAAATCGCCCGGCTCCGCGCTGATATGTGGTGTGCTCATAAGCCCACCCTAGTTGGCT includes:
- a CDS encoding DeoD-type purine-nucleoside phosphorylase, encoding MSTPHISAEPGDFAPAVIMPGDPYRADRMAEAVLDQSRVVSDVRGIRAYTGTYDGRPLSIMASGMGMPSIAIYATELYRFYGVERIVRVGTAGGIAPGVARGDVLIALGAHTTSAMNENRIPSVHFSAVADFRLAAAAVGAALGDPRVKVGTVVSEDHFYFKVPGALEALAAHRVLGVEMEAAGLYGVAAAEGKAALAVLTVSDHLVADGQDMTAAERETQFARALELGMAAALLDLE